The Natranaerobius trueperi region TTGTCGTATCCTTGTTAAATTCCACGTATACCATATTTTTTTCATAATTCGTCTTTTAGGTTTTTATTGCCTAAATAGCCAGATAGTGAGGCATCAGCTATATCGCTTAAATAGATAACCATGTTTTTAGTTTAAAGTGTCTACTCTATAGGTTATATTTTAATTAGAGGTGTTTCTTTTAATTTCATATTATTAAAATTTTATATGGTTAATGGTATCAAAAAAAGTACAATGGTGTTACTTAAGAGAAGATGTGTGATTTTAATTATTAAACTTTTTTCGATACAAGACAGTAAAATTTTTATATTTTTTTAAAACTTTTTTGGTTTCTCATTCGTTATATAAGTGAGACCAATTAAAAGAAAAGCTAAAGGAGTGAATAGAAGTGTAATGATAAAAAAAAAGAACCTTCAAAAAGAATTAGAAAATTATTTAATAAACAACAGGGAAGCACATTATAGACTAGCTTACAGTTATCTAAAAAACAAAGAAGATGCTTTAGATGTGCTTCAAGAAAGTACTTACAAAGCTTTTCGCACTTTAGAAAAGCAAAATAGTAACTTAAAAATAAAGTCTTGGTTTTACAAAATACTTATTAATACTTCTATCGATTTCATAAGAAAACACAAAAAAATAACTTTAGTTGATGATATAGACTTTCAAGAAAACCAAAAAGATTATTATAAAGATCTAGACCTAGAAAAAGCTTTAGATAATCTAGATGAACATCTTAAAAGTATTATCATCTTAAGGTATTTTGAAGACTTTAAGTTAGAAGAAATAGGTAAAATTCTAGATGTGAACACAAATACAGTTAAAACCAGACTTTATAAAGCTTTAAAACTATTACGTGTTGACTTAGAAGAAAATAAGGAGGACTTAAACCATGAAAAAAATTAAAGATTTACAAAAAGAATATCAGAATATCGAAATTCCTGATGAGTTAGAACTTGAAACTAAAAAAAATATTAAAGAAGCTAAAAAACAATCTGGTTACAAAGTACAAAAAAAATTATTAGTAGGAACTGCTGTAGCATCACTGTTGGTATTTAGTGCTGTTAATATAAACAGTAATGTTGCTAAAGCTTTCTCTGATGTACCAGTCATAGGAAATATAGTACAAGTGATCACCTTTGAAGATTATCAATATGATGATGATAAATACCAAGCTGATATTGAAACTCCAGGTGTAGAAGGATTTGAAGATGAAACCTTACAGGATACTCTAAATGAAAAATACATTGAAGAAAGTAATAAACTATATCAAGAGTTTCTAGCTCAAATAGATAAACTAGAAGAAGTAGAAGACGGACACCTAGCAGTAGACGCAGGTTATGAAGTACTTAATGAAGATGATCAGTTACTTACTATTAAAAGATATACAACAAATACTATTGGATCATCAAGTACACAAATAAAATACGATACTATTGATAAAGAAAATGAAGTATTAATTACACTCCCTAGCCTATTTGAAAATGATGACTATGTAAAAGTAATCAGTGATTACATTAAAAAAGACATGAGCCAACAAATGAAAGAAGATGATAATATCATTTACTGGGTTGATGAAAATGAGCCTGAAACATTTACACAAATTGAACCTGATCAAAGCTTTTATATTTCTGAAAACAACAAATTAGTAATCTCTTTTAATGATTACGAAGTTGCTCCTGGATATATGGGGGTAGTAGAGTTTGAGATACCTACTGACATCATTTCTGATATTTTAGTAAGTGACAAATATCTTAATTAGTTTTATCGAGGGGTAGAATTACCCCCTCGATTTTGTTATGATCTTATACTAGATTATATTACTAAAGTTAAAATAGGAGAGGATATAGTTGAAAAAAATCAAAACTAAAAAAAAGCCATACTTTCGAATCAAGTTTAGAAAACTTTTACTAGTTATAATAGCGTCCTTTTTATTAATAATGGCAACTGGACATGCTAAAGAACTTGTATTTGCAAATGATGCACAACAAGAAATCAAAGAACTTAAAGATTTAGTTAAAGAACTTGAAGAGATTAATGAATCACATAAAGACAAAGAAGAGACACTAAAACAGTATGAAGAGAAGATGGACAGGCTTAAAAAAGAAAAAGAACGCCTTAAAAATGAAATTGAAACCTTAGAAGAAAAAGAATCATCAAAGGTGGCTTACCTCACCTTTGATGATGGTCCAAGTCAGAATACAAAAGAGATTTTAGATATCTTAAAAGAAGAAGATATTGAGGGTACATTTTTTGTAAATAAAAATGATACAAGCTATGGACGTAAAATGTACAAAAGAATTGTAGATGAAGGACATGCCTTAGGAAACCATACTTCTACACATGAATATAAGAATATTTATAAATCAAAAGAAGCTTTTATGAAAGATTTTAATAACATGGAACAGTTAATATATGAAGTGGTAGATGAAAAGCCACAGATTATGCGTTTCCCAGGAGGGTCAATAAGTCTTTCAAACCAAAGAAATCAAGTAATAGGTGAAGTGATTGAAGAGCTTCATAGTAACGGATATACCTATTTTGATTGGAATGTAGATGCTAAAGATGCTAGTAGACCATCTTTAAGTAAACACGAAATAGTAGACAATGTATTAGAAGGAACAAAAGGTATTGATAATGCTGTAATCTTAATGCATGATTCTTCTGCACGAGATACTACAGTAGAAGCATTGCCTGAAATAATCTCAAAGTTAGAAAAAAAAGGTTATACTTTCAAAGCCCTTTCTAAAGATAGCCCACCAGTAAAATTTAGATAACAAGATAGTTAATAACTCACATTAATATTAATGTGAGTTATTATTTATAACACTAACTCCGCCCATAAATGTTCTCCCTTGGATAATTATCTTTTTAGAAGAATTCCCTTTTTGTCCGGCTTTTACTATTCCTATGATCCCACCAGCATCTTTATCTAGCATTTCTGTTCCACCTAATATATAAGTTCCATTACAGTATCAGGGCGAAAAGCCCATGCTTTCAATCATGGGATGAAAGCCTATTTTTTTAATAAAATAAAGTTGTACTATAAAGCAAAAACATATACAATTAAATCATAGGAAACAAAGAAAACACGATTGAATTTCCAGTGTACATCAGTGGTAAATCAAACCGGATTGCAGTAAAAGCTATTTTAACAGAGTACCAACAGAATCTATTAAAAAACAAATTAGGGACACTTCGCATCACAAAAAAATCAGATAAATGGATCGCCCAAGTATGTGTAACAGTACCAGAACCCAAACCTAAAGAGACTGATACAGTAATGGGAGTAGATCTAGGATTGAAGGCTCCAGCTGTTTCGGTAACAAGTACCGGAAAAACAAAATTCATTGGAAACGGAAGACAAAACA contains the following coding sequences:
- a CDS encoding RNA polymerase sigma factor, with the protein product MKKKNLQKELENYLINNREAHYRLAYSYLKNKEDALDVLQESTYKAFRTLEKQNSNLKIKSWFYKILINTSIDFIRKHKKITLVDDIDFQENQKDYYKDLDLEKALDNLDEHLKSIIILRYFEDFKLEEIGKILDVNTNTVKTRLYKALKLLRVDLEENKEDLNHEKN
- a CDS encoding RsiV family protein encodes the protein MKKIKDLQKEYQNIEIPDELELETKKNIKEAKKQSGYKVQKKLLVGTAVASLLVFSAVNINSNVAKAFSDVPVIGNIVQVITFEDYQYDDDKYQADIETPGVEGFEDETLQDTLNEKYIEESNKLYQEFLAQIDKLEEVEDGHLAVDAGYEVLNEDDQLLTIKRYTTNTIGSSSTQIKYDTIDKENEVLITLPSLFENDDYVKVISDYIKKDMSQQMKEDDNIIYWVDENEPETFTQIEPDQSFYISENNKLVISFNDYEVAPGYMGVVEFEIPTDIISDILVSDKYLN
- a CDS encoding polysaccharide deacetylase family protein, with amino-acid sequence MKKIKTKKKPYFRIKFRKLLLVIIASFLLIMATGHAKELVFANDAQQEIKELKDLVKELEEINESHKDKEETLKQYEEKMDRLKKEKERLKNEIETLEEKESSKVAYLTFDDGPSQNTKEILDILKEEDIEGTFFVNKNDTSYGRKMYKRIVDEGHALGNHTSTHEYKNIYKSKEAFMKDFNNMEQLIYEVVDEKPQIMRFPGGSISLSNQRNQVIGEVIEELHSNGYTYFDWNVDAKDASRPSLSKHEIVDNVLEGTKGIDNAVILMHDSSARDTTVEALPEIISKLEKKGYTFKALSKDSPPVKFR